From a region of the Oryza sativa Japonica Group chromosome 6, ASM3414082v1 genome:
- the LOC4339894 gene encoding uncharacterized protein, with protein MPGGPSRAADADDDDDDELSRLLSLAEADLEAGRLRAAHKHARRAARLDPDSTRASLLLTAVSVLAADDSSHRATLLLPDSPHSQASPLSPSALRRHYKSLSESLRSAPPSSSPAVSSAVKEALRRAADAYAALANQAAAPVPPTFWTACAGCRLLHEFDRKYVGFRLMCPSCRRTFLASEVPPPPEAEAEAEPDPLPPAKKKPKTQKREMTLAEMQLQLSKKRATNNSSRLDEDDDDDNDDDDDDDEGEEQQQNNDSEMMDVEDSDFYNFDADRCEKCFKRGQVWALYGDDDGMPRHYALVEMITPGGRFRAQIRWLDLQPDGGEGTPCGEFKVGRTVTVHSVNIFSHQVAYERVAREVYRIYPKKGSVWALHGGKDADSGRPKYEFVVFLSGYSDLYGASFGYLEKVEGFRSIFTRQDVGRDAVQTLHKGDMGKLSHQIPARRAPKGEGSTLPPTDCWELDPASLPSELLHDNQQK; from the coding sequence atgcccggcgggccctcccgcgccgccgatgcggacgacgacgacgacgacgagctctcGCGCCTCCTCTCCCTGGCCGAGGCCGACCTCgaggccggccgcctccgcgccgcgcacaagcacgcccgccgcgccgcccgcctcgaCCCGGACTCCACCCGCGCCTcgctcctcctcaccgccgtctccgtcctcgccgccgacgactccTCCCACCgcgccaccctcctcctccccgactCCCCCCACTCCCAGGCCTCGCCCCTCTCAccctccgccctccgccgccactACAAATCCCTCTCCGaatccctccgctccgccccgccctcctcttcccccgccgtctcctccgccgtCAAGGaggcgctccgccgcgccgccgacgcctacgccgcgctcgccaaccaggccgccgcccccgtcccGCCCACCTTCTGGACGGCCTgcgccggctgccgcctcctccATGAGTTCGACCGCAAGTACGTCGGATTCCGCCTCATGTGCCCCTCCTGCCGCCGCACCTTCCTCGCCTCCGAAGTGCCCCCTCCGCCGGAggctgaggcggaggcggagccagACCCGCTGCCGCCGGCTAAGAAGAAGCCCAAAACCCAGAAGCGTGAGATGACGCTCGCCGAGATGCAGCTCCAGCTCTCCAAGAAAAGAGCAACCAACAACTCATCCAGACTCGAcgaggatgacgacgatgacaatgacgatgacgatgacgatgatgagggagaggagcagcagcagaacaACGACTCTGAGATGATGGATGTGGAGGACTCAGACTTCTACAACTTCGACGCCGACCGCTGCGAGAAGTGCTTCAAGAGAGGCCAGGTGTGGGCATTGTACGGTGATGATGACGGTATGCCTCGTCACTATGCGCTGGTGGAGATGATTACACCAGGGGGCCGATTCCGTGCACAGATAAGGTGGCTTGATCTCCAGCcagatggaggggaggggacgCCATGTGGGGAGTTCAAGGTCGGGAGAACGGTTACCGTGCATTCAGTGAACATCTTCTCGCATCAGGTCGCCTATGAGAGGGTGGCGAGGGAGGTGTACCGGATTTACCCCAAGAAGGGCTCGGTTTGGGCGCTCCATGGCGGAAAGGATGCCGATTCGGGGAGGCCAAAGTATGAGTTTGTGGTGTTCCTCAGTGGGTACAGTGACCTTTATGGTGCCAGCTTCGGCTACCTGGAGAAGGTGGAAGGTTTCAGGAGCATCTTTACCCGCCAGGATGTCGGTCGCGATGCTGTCCAGACCCTTCACAAGGGAGATATGGGGAAACTCTCGCATcagattccggcgaggagagcGCCCAAGGGTGAAGGCT